A single Filimonas effusa DNA region contains:
- a CDS encoding S46 family peptidase, with the protein MKKFLVTVALILAIGRSYADEGMWLPHLLGQQVYNDMVKRGLKLSKEQLYSINKSSIKDAIIIFGGGCTGEIVSKEGLIFTNHHCGYGAIAAASTVEHNYLQNGFYARSKNEEIPAAGLSVQFLLKIEDVTKEVEDQLKGLSGDARLQKQTEVLNAVNARLADPSKSIEARTYSMFKGNQFIAYIYQRFKDVRLVGNPPESIGKYGGDTDNWEWPRHTGDFSIFRVYTAPGGAPADYSVNNVPMTPKYSLPVSIKGLNDGDYSMIYGYPGGTNRYETSYGVKLSTDINNPSLVALRDVRLKAMFEDMKKDPAIKLKLASSYASIANYWKFFDGETKQLLKHDVFGQKQKAEAAFTAWAQGKPEFQNVFADYARIYDKWRPYAKQRQYLTEGILGSPLANTASAFAQFEMALNNPNVDKQKVTDAAQKARTAFLDAENQNSDRKILAATLMMYYHDIDKAQHPAGFFEDLQTRYGSLDEEQTYKKYAAYVFDNTFLLDDAKWKAFIANPTAAALQADPAYQYAATFVRNYSAKYQPLYASFMNQNNELGRLYLKGVMEMEKAKVRYPDANFSMRVSYGNVKSYTPRDALFCDYVCTMNGVLEKYVPGDYEFNLPANLLELARKKDYGQYIDKKRNDLVVCFITTNDITGGNSGSPVINGKGELIGLAFDGNYEALSHKMAFDKDLNRTICVDVRYVLWCIDKLGGATNIINELNLVK; encoded by the coding sequence ATGAAGAAATTCCTGGTAACGGTTGCCTTGATCCTGGCTATAGGCCGTTCCTATGCCGATGAAGGTATGTGGCTGCCGCACCTCCTGGGCCAGCAGGTGTATAACGACATGGTGAAGAGAGGCCTCAAACTCTCTAAAGAACAACTGTATAGCATCAATAAATCATCCATCAAAGATGCTATCATCATCTTCGGCGGCGGCTGTACCGGTGAAATTGTGAGTAAAGAAGGGCTCATCTTTACCAACCACCACTGCGGTTATGGCGCTATTGCTGCTGCCAGTACCGTTGAACATAACTACCTGCAGAACGGCTTCTACGCCCGTTCCAAAAACGAAGAGATCCCTGCCGCAGGCTTATCGGTTCAGTTCCTGTTAAAGATCGAAGACGTTACCAAAGAAGTGGAAGACCAACTGAAAGGCCTCTCCGGCGATGCACGTCTTCAAAAGCAAACGGAAGTGCTCAATGCAGTGAATGCCCGCCTTGCCGATCCTTCAAAAAGCATAGAGGCACGTACCTATAGCATGTTCAAAGGCAACCAGTTCATTGCCTACATCTATCAGCGTTTTAAAGACGTTCGCCTGGTAGGTAATCCGCCTGAAAGCATTGGCAAATATGGTGGCGATACCGATAACTGGGAATGGCCCCGTCATACCGGCGACTTCTCTATCTTCCGCGTTTACACTGCTCCCGGGGGCGCTCCTGCCGACTATAGCGTGAACAACGTGCCCATGACGCCTAAATATTCCCTCCCTGTTTCTATCAAGGGACTGAATGATGGCGACTACTCCATGATCTATGGTTATCCCGGCGGCACCAACAGGTACGAAACCTCTTATGGTGTTAAACTGTCTACCGATATCAATAACCCCTCACTGGTTGCGCTGCGCGACGTACGCCTGAAAGCCATGTTCGAGGATATGAAAAAAGATCCTGCCATTAAACTGAAGCTGGCATCCAGCTATGCAAGTATCGCCAACTACTGGAAGTTCTTCGACGGCGAAACCAAACAACTGCTGAAGCACGACGTGTTTGGTCAGAAACAAAAAGCCGAAGCTGCTTTTACAGCCTGGGCACAGGGTAAACCTGAGTTTCAGAATGTATTCGCAGACTATGCCAGGATCTATGATAAATGGCGTCCTTACGCCAAACAAAGGCAATACCTGACCGAAGGTATTCTGGGCTCTCCGCTGGCAAATACGGCTTCTGCTTTTGCGCAGTTCGAAATGGCTTTGAACAATCCCAACGTCGACAAACAAAAGGTGACAGATGCTGCTCAAAAAGCAAGAACTGCTTTCCTGGATGCTGAGAACCAAAACAGCGACCGTAAGATCCTGGCGGCAACGCTCATGATGTATTATCATGATATCGATAAGGCACAACATCCCGCCGGCTTCTTCGAAGACCTGCAAACCCGTTATGGAAGTCTTGATGAAGAACAGACCTACAAAAAATACGCGGCTTATGTGTTCGATAATACCTTCCTGCTCGATGACGCGAAATGGAAAGCATTTATAGCCAACCCTACAGCTGCCGCTTTACAGGCCGATCCGGCTTACCAGTACGCTGCTACTTTCGTTAGAAACTACTCTGCAAAATATCAGCCCTTATACGCCAGCTTCATGAACCAGAACAATGAACTGGGCCGCCTTTACCTGAAAGGTGTAATGGAAATGGAAAAAGCTAAAGTCCGTTATCCCGATGCAAACTTCAGCATGCGTGTAAGCTACGGTAATGTAAAATCGTACACGCCGCGCGACGCCCTGTTCTGTGATTACGTTTGTACCATGAACGGCGTGCTGGAGAAATATGTTCCCGGCGATTACGAATTCAACCTGCCTGCCAACCTGCTGGAACTGGCGCGTAAAAAAGACTATGGCCAGTATATCGACAAGAAAAGGAACGACCTGGTAGTATGTTTCATCACTACCAACGATATCACCGGCGGTAACTCCGGTTCTCCTGTGATCAACGGAAAAGGAGAACTCATTGGCCTGGCTTTCGATGGCAACTACGAAGCCCTCAGCCACAAAATGGCTTTCGACAAAGACCTCAACCGCACTATTTGCGTCGACGTTCGTTATGTGTTATGGTGTATCGATAAACTCGGTGGCGCTACCAATATCATCAACGAGTTGAATTTAGTGAAGTAA
- a CDS encoding response regulator: MTTDVHPILCLIVDDDADDQELFSAAMEKTMLDNYTCIFAGDGAEAIALLNTAPVPDYIFLDLNMPRLNGLQCLSEIRKQERLQEVPVAIYSTSSDELSKNKALGLGATAFISKPTRFHELISKLNDFFSAHAPAKKH; encoded by the coding sequence TTGACTACAGATGTCCACCCCATCCTGTGCTTGATTGTTGATGATGATGCAGATGACCAGGAGTTGTTTTCCGCCGCGATGGAGAAAACGATGCTGGATAACTATACCTGTATTTTTGCCGGCGACGGCGCCGAAGCCATTGCGCTGCTCAATACCGCTCCTGTACCCGATTACATTTTCCTGGACCTGAATATGCCGCGGCTTAACGGCTTACAATGCCTGAGCGAAATACGCAAACAGGAAAGGCTGCAGGAGGTTCCTGTTGCCATTTACTCCACCTCCTCTGACGAGTTGAGCAAAAACAAAGCCCTAGGACTGGGCGCCACTGCTTTCATATCGAAACCAACCCGGTTTCATGAGCTGATCAGCAAGCTGAATGACTTTTTTTCAGCACATGCGCCTGCCAAAAAACATTAA